One Candidatus Eisenbacteria bacterium genomic window, CCGAGCGCCGCGGGGAACATCGGGAAGAGGGGGTTCCCCGTTTCCGCCGCGGCCTTGACCATCCAGGGGACGACGAGGATATGGGAGAGGCCGACGAAGAGGAGGACTTCCCGAAGCCCGCGCCGGCGCGCGCCCGGAAGAACGGGAAGGAGAAGGATCGCGGGGAGGAGAGGATAGGCTGCGTAGGAGCTGTATTTCACGGCGAGCATGGAGCCGGCGAAGAGCGCCGCCGCGATCCATTCCCCCGCGCCTCCCCCGTCTCGGCGTCGGAGAAGGTGCAACGCCGCGAGCCCGAAGAAGAGGGAGGCGGCGAGGTCCACGTTCCCCACGGTGCGCGGGTCGAGGACGAGGGGGATCGAGAGGAAGAGGAGCGCCGCCGCCCGGCCATCCGCGCCGGCGCGCATCCTGCGTGCGATCCGCGCCGCGATACCGGCGTTCAGTCCGAGAAGGAGAATGTACAAGGCGCGCGCGGAGGGCTCGCCGCCGAATCGGTAGGCGATCGCGTAAAGGAGGTCCGCCGCGTGGGGCATGCGCGCGTAAACGAGGTCGGGCGCCGCGGCGAAGCTCCTCCCCTCCGCATAGGCGCGGGCGAGCGTCATGTGGTAGACCATCGGGTCGTTCGCCGTGAGCGGCGCCAGGGCGCGCACCAGCGCGGTCGCGAGCGCCGCGAGAATCAGCGCGCCGAGCACCCAGCCGGCGACGGATCGGGGCGGCCGCGGCGCACGCGGCCACGGGATCACGCCGCGCCGGAACGCCGCGGCCGGAAGGAGGAGCAGGGGAAGAAGAAAAGCCGTCCGAAAGGCGCCCGCCGTGAGAAGGAGGAAAGCGGAGACCCACGCGGCGACGAAACCGAGACCGATCGCGCCGCTCCATCCGGGGCGGCGGAGGTGAAGGAGACGGGCGATCCCCGCGCCGGAGAGGAGGGCGATCGCCGCGAGGGCCGTCGCGCCGAGAAGCGCCGTCCCCTCTTCCGTCCAGGGCGGATCGAAGGAACCGAGCTCCCCGGGCGAGCCGAAGGCGGGGCGGGGCGGGTGCTCCCCCAGGAAGCGGATCATTAAGAAAGCGGCCGCCGCCGCCCACGCCGCGACCGCCGCCGCCGATCTCCATGACCCCTTCCGATCGGTCACACCGGAACCCCTCGTTTCGCCCACTCCGGCGGGCCGGACCGCGATGACTCCCTTGACAGCGCGCCTTCCCCGTCAGTATAGTGATCGCGTTTGATTTTACTTGGGTTAGAAACAGGAGTCCATCGTTTGACGATATCCCCCCGGCGGGATCGATCCGGGGGTCGAAAGGAGGATACGAGGTGGCGGGTCATCTGCGGCGGTCGGGACGGGTCCTGGCGGCGTTCGTCGCGTTCTTGATTATCGCGGCCGGGTGCGGAGATGATGACGATTCGCCCATCTTCGATTGTCCGAATTGCGGCGACTGGGACAAGATCGTCGACGCGAACGCCTCCTATCCTTCCTATCGTCCCGGATCGGACCGCGATGTAATCGCCTATAGCACCGATCGCGGAAACGCTTTGAACATCGAGCATATCTGGATCTGCGACCGCACGGACGGCGATGCGCCCGTTTTTTACCAAATCACCTCCGGTTCGAGCGATGACTTCGATCCCATGTGGTCGCCGAGCGGGGACCGGATCTCCTTCACCCGCTCCACCGGTTTCGGCTACGAGCTTTATCTGGTTCTCATAGACGATTTCAGCAACCCCGGCGATGAAATTCGCCTCACCAACACCAATGTCGCCGACACGGTGACGGTCAGCCGCCCCGCCGCCTCCTCTTGGTTGGACGACGACACCATCCTCTACTCGGACGGGCAGAACATCATGACCATCACACTCGACGGCGACGAGCCGGTCTCCTTTAGGAAAGTGGTCAACGACCCCTCCGATTTCGTTCTCTCCGGAACCGAGGATTTCGTCGAGAACCAACCGACCGGGTTCCGTTCCGGGTCGACCGACCAGATTTACTTCGTTTCCGACACCCGGGTTCCCCTGGGAGCGATCGCCGTGAGCGCCTACGACGAGGACTCGGGCGAGCCTCTCGACGCGGAGATCTTTCTCGAAGGCTTCCCCACGGGAGCGACCACTCCGGATACTCTGGGCGGCCGCCCCGAAGGGGGGTATCGCGTGGGGGTCGGCATCACCGATCCCGAGGCGACGGAAACCTATTGCGACACGATCTTCTCCGATCTGATCAACGTGTTCGAAAACACCGTCTCCCCCCTCGAGTTCCAATTCAACAACCCCCGGGGGAGGATCATCCTTCTCGCGAAACCGCTTCTCGCCAAGTTTTACTGGGACGGCGAACAGAGAACCTCCATCCAGACCGACACCACCATCATCGACTGCGTTTACCCGGGCGTGCTCCACGAGGTGAAGATCGTCGCCATCGAGGCGAGGGACGAGTTCGGCAACTTTCTCCGGGACTCGATATGGGTCTCCGTCGATGAGCGGCAGGACTCCATCGTCGTTCTGGACGTGACGGGTCAGACCGGCAAGTCGGCCCCCGCCTCCGGAACTTGCCGAGTCATCCATCCTTGCAAGGAGGATTGGAACACCCCGAATTCTTCCGGGAAGACCGCCCAGTGGATCAAGACCCTGTGGCGATATGACACGTCCACGGGAGCTTACCGGACCATCTCCCAAGAGGGAGAAACCCCCACGCATCCCGCGGTGGATCCCACCGGCCAGTATTTGGCCTATGTTGTTGATGGAAATAGCCTTAAGATCGTTTCCACTACCGAGGAGAACCAGGAGTGGTGGATCCCTCTCCCCGGGGCGACGGGGATCAACATTTGCTACCGCGAGGTGGCCCATCCATCCTGGTCGGCCGACGGGAGCCATATCGTCGTTTCGATGAGTCCGTGTACGGACCAGCCTTCGTCCGACCACAATGCCGGTCAGTTCGAGATTTGGGAGGTTCGGGTAGATAAATACCTGGACTGAGCGAAAAATCGGCTAACCACTTTCAAATCCGGCGTTAACCCATTGACATTCGTCGCTTCATTTTGGTATAATGGCCAACGATGCGACGAAATGTACTGATTTATGGTGGATTGCCTCCCCTTTCGCAGCCAGGTAACCGGTACGCGCCCCGCGGCGGGGCGGACTTCGTCGTGTGTGCTGCGAGGGGGTCTTTCCTTAGACGTGAGGAGGTGATAAGCACAGGCAAAAGAGACCGCGCATGATGTTTTATTGAGGATGCCCGCGTTTCGAGTGAGGAATTCCATCCGTCGCAGGGTTCCTGATCGGATCGTGGGTGTGGGTCGTCTCCCGCGCGAGATAGCCGGCCTCCTCTCGAAGGGGGAAATACGGCGGAGGGCGGTCCATGTGATTCTTGTTCCTTATGCGATGGAGGGCAGAAGTATGAGGAACGGTAAACTGACGGCCTTGGTCGTGCTGACCTTGGGCATCTTTCTTCTCACCGCCGCCACGGCTATGGCTGCCGTCGAGAAGACTCCCAAGCCGCGTGATCACAAGGTCATGATTAACGGCGAGTCCATTTCGGTCAATGGAGACCTGATCTGGACCAAGCAGGCCGCGCCCGGAGACACCGCGTGGATTCGCGTGCACGACGATGCTCGCTGCGATGAAACCGGCGATCCGGCGGACGGCGGCCAGGGCGTCGGGCTCGCGCCCGGTTACGGCACCTGGTGCTGGGAGGGCGGTCTCCTGGCTCCCGGCGTCTACGATTCCTGTTCGTCGACCACTATCTACCCCGGCATCCTTCCCGGCTGCTTCACCCACTTCGACGTTTACTCCGTGCTCACCAACAAGTGGCATCTGGATACCCTCGAGGCGTTCAACAGCGCCACCGAGGAATCCACGCCCTGGTGCGGTGAGTTCGGCGACACGCTGATTTGGGAGAACGACTACGGGTACGGGCCGCAGTACAACTGGTCGCTGATCCTGTCGCTCGGTACGTCCGGCAGCGGCTTCGGCTTCAATGCCGCGGACGGCTTCACCGTCGGCGGCGTCCACATGTACGATGTCGAGATCAACTACGACTACTGCTACCTAGAGTACGCCCTCGGCAACGACATTACGCAGGCGACTTGGTTCGAGCTGGCCCGTTACAACGGGACCTGCAACCCCGAGGATGAGGGTAGCTGTCCGGGGACGGGCAACCAGCGTTACGGCTGCGCGCAGTACGACGCCTTCTCCGTTGTCGGCCCGATCGCCGACAACTCGGCCAACGCGCTCCACATTCGCTGGCGTTTCGCCTCCGATTCGGCGTTTGACGACGAAGATGCCTCCGCCGGTGTGCACACCGACGGCGCCTGGCGCGTGGACCACGTCTACGTAAAGGCCGTGAACGGCGCTTCGAACGATTACCCCGTCGGAGGGGGCTACGAGGACTTCGAGGGCGGTCTTCCGGCCGAATGGTCGACTCCGACCCTGCCTCAGGCTCAATTGGGCGGCTACTGGTCGGGCGGCGCTTGGGTGAACGGTGTTCCGGTAACGGTCGACTGGTGGCACCTGGAGCTCGATCCGAACTACGCCAACCTGGGCAACACCTGTGAGTACTCCAACAACTGGATGTGGGTGGCCGATGACGAGGCCTTCGCCCAGAACCAGGAAGATGCGTATCACTACCGTCTCGTGTCCCCGGTCTTCGAGTGCGGCAACAACAACGTGTACTGGGATCCGGACGGACTCGGACCGGGAGCGGACAACCGCTGGTCCGGCGTGGTCGTCGAGACGGACGAGTACCTCTGCATCAAGGACATCGTGGGCGATGTGACCGACACGCAGGTCCGCGTCTTCGATGCCAACATTCAGCGCTGGTCGCAGTGGCAGGGCGACGACTACGTGACCGTCGGCGGCTGCCAGTTCTGGAACGTCGATCAGACCGAGAACTGGTCTCAGTTCCTCGGCGCCAGCATCGACTCGGTCCAGTTCTCCTGGGAGTTCCTGGATCGCTGCGACTACAACTCCGCCGGCGAGCTGCCCTGCATGGGCCAGCACCGGAAATCGACCTACATCGTCGACAACATCTCCGTCGGTGTGTTCCTCGCCGAGGACACCCAGTGGGGGATGGGAGCCAGCCAGCAGTTCGCGGACACCTTCGCGCGCGACGTCGCCATGCACTCGCTCTACAAAGAGAACTGGGAGCTCTTCCCGGGTGATGTTTGGGAGCAGGAAGACTCGCTCGCCATTCAGGTCCGTGACTACAACGGCGTCAAGGGCGGTCCCGCCCCGCTGAACTCGGCCGTGAAGGTCCACTGGCGGATCTCGACCGACTGCGGTGCGTCTTGGGACAAGGAAACTTCCCGTCCGCGCGGCGCCACCACGTTCCCGACCGTCGCTTGGAACGAGAAGGTCTGTAACTACTCGATTCCGGACGACACGGACGCGGCCGGTACGACCGCCGAGTTCAACGGAACCTACCAGACCATTATCACGCTTGCGGATAACAGCAGTTATCTGAGCAGCGCGCTGTGGCCGGAAGGTACCGTTATCGAGTACTTCTTCACCGCCATGGACAGCCTGGACAACCGGGACACGGTGCCGAACCGTATGGCGATCGCTCGGAACTCCGAGACCCTGATCAACACGACCAGTGGCGCGGAGCACGACCGTCGATTGGGCTGGCCCTTCGAGGTCAACGTGCTACCTTGCCCGACCGGGAAGGTCTCTCTGCCGACGGGGCAGAACCACTCGGTCCTCATGGTTGACGGTTACGGGCGTCGGGGCTACGACATCGGTTCCGATCAGGAGCAAACCCAGACCGGCACCGCCGTGTTCCCGCTCGTGTATCAAATCTACCAGGAGTCGCTGGACCGCCTCGGCGTCCAGTACGACTTCTACCGGTCCGGCTACGGCGTGAGCCGCGGCGGCGGCACCGGTATCTACTCCCAGCCGTTCGATCATGACGGCTACGGCGGCGTCGTGGACCACACCGGTTCGCTGGCTCGCCGTTACAACACGGTGATCTGGTTCTTCGGCGAGTTCAACAGCCTTACGGTTCTCGACTCGTCGCAGCTCGAGATCGCGACCTACCTCGATCGGGACGGGATCAACTTCGCGGACTCCGCCAACCTGTGGGTCCTCGGCGACGATCTCTGCGAGGACGAAGTCCTCACCGATCCGACTTGGACGGATGCTCAGTCCGTTCAGACCACCAACGGCGCCTACTTCTGGCAGACCCTCTGCGGTCTGACGGCGGTCGCGGGCGGTTGCACCACCGATGAAGGTCACGGAGACGCCACCGGTGGCTACTCCTATTACCTGGTCGGCCAGGCGGGTACCTGCCTCAGCGGGATCACCAAAGCCGCCGGTTACTGGGACTGCCCGATTCGCCACCAGCCGGATGACGATGCGACTACCAGCACCGCCACCGCGCTCATGAAGTACAGCGACGATCTCGGTCCCGGCAAGTTCTGCTACTCCCTGCAGCGGCATCCCAACGGCTCGAAGGTCGTCCTCTCGTTGGTCGGTCTCGAGCTGGTCGCCGGTCCGCAGGAGCGGGACTGCATCGCCCAGGCCATCCTCGGTACGAGCTGCTTCGACGTGGGCATCCCGAATCCGAAGACGACCGGGTGCAACATCAACGTGGGCGTCGACACCGACGTTCCGGGTCTGGACCGCATGGTTCTGCGTCAGAACAAGCCGAACCCGTTCAACCCGACCACGACGATCAGCTTCGCGATCCCGGGCCGGACTCAGGTCAGCCTGAAGATCTACGACATCGCCGGTCGTGAGGTCCGTACGCTCGTCAACGGCGTCCTGGACAAGGACAACTACGACGTGACGTGGCAGGGCCACGACAACAACGGCAACTCGGTTGCCAGCGGTGTCTACTTCTACCGCCTGAACGCCGGTAAAGAGACCGCGACCAAGAAGATGGTTCTTCTCCGATAATCTGTTTTCGGAGTAGATCGTTTCTTCCGGACCGCCGGGACCTTCGGGTTCCGGCGGTTCCTTTTTTTCGCGGGAAGGACTTGAGAGGGGAAGGAATGCACCCCGCGACCCTTCCCCGGCCGTCTCTCCCTTCGGGGCACGGTGTGGGGAGCCGGACGGACGGCGTAATCGCTCTCGGAGTCCGGGGCGCTTGGAATCGGTATCGATTCATTCCCTTCCCCCACCGGTCTCCCTTCGGGGCACGGTCCGGATGCTTTGCATCCTCCCTCTTCCCGCTCGCCGACCCACCTTCGCCCGCCTCGATAAGCAGGGCGGGTATTTTTATCCACTCGACGGAGGCGGGCTCCGGTGGGTGCCCGGCGAGTCGAGAGGGCCCCGAGAGGGAGACCGGCGGCGGAAGGGAGGGTCGCCCCCCGCCCCTTCTCCTCGAAGGATCACGCCGTCCGTCCGGGGAAGAAGCGGAGGGGATGGCGGGAGTGAAAGCAATGATTACATGAAAACCCTCTCCACGCGCGGGGGGGGGGGGAGGGTTCGAGTCCTCCGAAGCCCTCCGGGCGCACCACGGAGGGCGCGGGGAGGACACGGGCCCGGGATGACCGATCTGAAAGAGATTGTTTGAGTTAGCTCGTTCCGGCCGCCTGCCAATTGGGTTGACACTTTTAGAATCCCTTTGGTATAGTCGCGCAAAGATTGGAGTCGTTTGCTTTCTTTAACTTAAGTGTTCCCTTGGGGTTACACAAGTGGGGTGCGCGGAAATGGCGCGAAGGCGTGTCTTACAAGTTATCCTCTTTTCGCTGGCGGTCCTCGCCATCTATATCCTGCAACTCGGTTGCGAGGGGATCGAGGTGCCGGAGCCGGACAAGAACAAGTGGCCGAACACGGAGCTGACCGGCGCGCCGGTAGAGAGCACCGCCACTTTCTATCGAGTCCACCTCTTTTGGAAGGGTTTCGACGAGGACGGGCTGATCCAGGGATTCGAGTACGCCATCGATGACACCTCCCGCAACAACATCTGGACCTACACGACCCGTACCGATTCGGAGTTCGTCTTCAACACGGCGACGGACGAGTCCCAGCAGCAGATTCGGGAACACTCTTTTTACGTACGCGCAATCGACAACCTAGGGAAAGAGGATCCGTCGCCGTCGGTGCTCTACTTTTTCGCGCAGACCGAAGCCCAGCCGCGGACGATTCTCCTCAAGGACATCGCCCGACGGGTTTGGGCCGAGGGGGACTACGCCTATGTGGCGGCGGGAGAGAACGGCCTGAACGTGTACGACATAACCGACCCGGCGAACGCGCAACAGGTTTCGTCGGTCTTCACGGGGGGCGAGGCGACGGACATCGAAGTGGTGGACGGCTACGCGTACCTCGGTGACGGTACGGTCGGGCTCAGCATTCTGGACGTGATCGATCCCGCCAACGCCCAGTTGATCGGCCAGTACCCCACCCTGGGTCGCGGGGCGGCCGGGATGGACGAGGAGGACGGCTACCTGTTTCTCGCCGACGGCGGGAACGGGGTCGTGGTGTTGGATCTGACCGTACCGGCGGACCCGACCTACTTCGCGAAATACAAACCGGCGACCGCGAATTATTGGTTCTACGATGTGGCCGCGTCGGACAACGGTTTGGTCTTCGCCGCCGTCGGTGACGACGGCATCCTTCCCCTGGAGTTCCGCCCGGGTGAGAGTGAACAGATTCTCCGCCCCTGGTGCGGGAGGGTGATCCTGCTCTACGACAATCCCAAGGCCGAAGCGCTGCACCTCGACGTGGACGGCGACATCCTCACCGCCGCCGTCGGCGTCGCCGGCCTCTTCTTCTACGAGATCGGCGCCGATTCGGTCGAGCTGATCGCCAAGCTCGATCTGGATGGAGAGGCGCGGCAGATCTCACGCAAGAACGACCATCTGCTCGTCGCCAACGGCTCGGGGGGGCTTTGCGTCGTCGACGCGAGCGACCCCTCCGACCCGCGTCTGGTCGGAAAGGCCGATTTCTCCGGAGACGTAACGGGCGTCTCCTTCGTGGGGGACACCATCGTCGTCGGTAACGACGACCGGGGGATCGTGCTTCTGGACGGAACGGATCCGGCGCATCTCTCCATCATCGGCGACTCCATCGTGGTCCTTTGTCCGGAAAGCCCCGCCGAGAAGGAGACGCTTCTCGCCTACGAAAGCGTCACCTTCTGCTGGAACGGGCTCAGCCCGGGCGGGCAGGTAACCGCCTACAAGTACCAGCTGCAGGGAATCGATTTTGAACCGATGGTCGTTACGCCGGAGATCACCACCGTGGCGTACCAGACGCTGGAGCCGAAGGACGAGTACATCTTCACCGTCGAAGTGCTCGATGAGACGGGGCTCTGGAGCACCGGCGAAGGGACCGCGGAGCGGCACTTCACGGTGAACTTCGACCCCGAAACGAATCTGGAGTATCTGGAGGTGGTGCAGATCGGCAGCCAGGTCGTGGAACCCTACCAGATCCCGCTGACCGCCGACGACACCCTTCTCCCGGATTCGGTTTACATCCATTTCGGCTGGACGCACACCGACAAGGACAGCGTGAAAGGGGACCGGGTCGTCGGTTCCTGGTGGGTGGTGCGCGGCGCGAACGTCAGCTCCGCCGACACGTTGGAGACGATGCTCGTCACCGACGACGTGGCGGGCCCGCTGATCCACACCAATAGCCCGGTGACGCTCGAAGTGGGCGGCATCGATTCCTTCGGCCGGAAGGAGGTGCACGGCGCGACCTTCTCCTTCCTGGTGAACTTCCCCCCCACGTTGGAGATCCTATCGCCCGAGTTTAACGAGACGATCTCGGGCGACACGGTTCACGCCAGGATCCAGGGGGTCGATTCGGACGGTCCTCCGACACAGATCTTTTATATTCTCGAGGTGAAGAAAGTCGAGGATGGATCCAGGGTCGGTTACGAAGAAGCCTATGGTTTCAATGGAACACCCGAGGGGATCGTGGATGTGGATGTGGCCGTGCCGGGTGTGGAGCGGGGCAAACGGTACAGGCTCGAGGTGAAGCCGAGAGACAGGGGCGGCCTGGGCCGCCTGGGCGATATCGTCTCCGTGGAGTTCGTGATTCGCTAATTCCGTCAGGGGGTGACCGAATAATTATGAAAGGGAAACGATTTCTCGTGACACTGGCGATGCTACCGGTCCTTGCGTGGCTGGCGGCCGCCTGTGACGACAACACCACATCGGCGCCGGACGCCAACGTACCCCCGACAACGATGATCTCCGGCGGCCCGGAGTCCTTCGGAGAGTCCACCTACCGGGCCGACCTCAAGTGGTACGGCGTGGACGTGGACGGATCGATCGAGTATTTCGAATACGCCTTCGACGACACCTCGGAGTGGCTCGAAACCGCCTTCAACGGCTCCACGTTCGTGCTCTCCAGCAACGAGGCGAGCCTTTTCGACACGTTGATCGCCGCGAGCGGCGCCGACTCGATCGTGGAACGTTTCGGGAAGTACCATACCTTCTTCGTCCGCTCCGTGGACGACGACAACGCGATGGACCCGACGCCCGCGTTCCTGACCTTCAACTCCACCACCGTGGCGCCGCGGACCACCATTACCAAGGGGCCGTTGCACGATGGCATGTCCGGACGGGCGGTCAGCATCCGATGGGAGGGGGCGGACCCGGACAACCCGACCAACGCCGTCGCCGCTTACGAGTATTTCGACGCGACGAAGAAGGTGATGCGTTCCCGGTACGGATACATCGATCCGCCCGCAGGACCGGGCGTCACCCGCAAGATCTGGAACAGCCTCGACTGGATCCGTGTCGGCGCCGACACCACGCAGGTGGTTCTCAAGGCGTTGGAAACGGGATACGGCGACGCGGGGGGCAACCGCCACATGTTCTTCGTTCGATCGATCGACGAAGCGGGGGCGGTGGAACAGATCCCCGTGGTAAGGGAGAACTGGCGGGAGTGGGGCGTGAGCAACGATCCGGGCGGCCAGATCATCGTCCGTTCCAATGTGATGGGAACCGCCATCGGCAACCCGGATAACAATGCCAACCCGCATGTCGGCCAGATATTCGAGGGAACCCGGATCGTCTTCTCCTGGTACGCCAACCTGGCGAGCTACGACGGCACGGTCACCGGCTACGGTTGGGCTTACGACAATCCCATCTGGAGCCCCTGGGACGTGGAGATGACCCGCTATCCGGTCAGCGGGGATTACACGCCGACGATCGGCCGCCACACGTTCTACGTACGCGCCAAGGACGAGGCGGGGTTGATCATCCGACAGGAGTTCCCCTTCGAGGTTCATCCCGGACCACCGAAGGACACGACCAACATCTTCCTCCTCTGCGATTTCTACGTTCCGGGGTACATCGGGCAATACCCCACGCCGACCCAATACGTCTCATACTGGGAGGACTCCCTTCTCGTGAACTTCAACAGGGCCCGTTCCTGGACCCCCCGGTTGGAGGCGGATAACGACCCGCCGATCCTCCGCATGGTGGAAGCCTCGACGATGATTCTTACGCTGGATGATTGGGAATTCGGCACCACCATCATCGCGGTGTGGAACGACAACAACATCAACCCGATCTGGTCGTACGTGGACGCCGGCGGGAACCTCTTCATCGTCGGGTTCATGCCGGGCTGGAGTTTCCTGCCCGACAACGACATGATCGACACGGGGGCGGTTGCCGAGCCGGATCCCTGTTTCGACTACTCGAGTTACAAAAGTTGCGGATCGAGCCTGATCTGGTATCAACCGCTCATGCCGGATTCTTTCCCGCATCCGCTGTACGAGTACGCCGCCCTGGAGACGACCTGGCTCGACGACCAGCTCGACTACATGTGGGGGGCCAAGTCTCTCTATCCCAGTCTTCCGGACCTACACGTGGACAGCACCCGTTCCGAACTCCTCCAGAGTTTCGACGGGCTCTGGAAGTGTGAGGGGATTACCATCCGGAAGAACGTGGGGGCGGTGCCGCTCTACGCGATCAGCCGCGTCAAGGGAGACCCGATGGTCCCCGAGAGACCGAACGCGGTCTGGATGCCTTCGGACGGCGCCCGCGGCCATGTGGTTTACATGTCGATGCCGCTGTACTTCATGAAACCGGATGAGGCGAAAGAGGCGGTCGAGGCGATTCTGATCCGTCTCTTCAACGAGCAACCCCGGTTCTGACGCCGGTCCGCTTCGGCGGCGTCGATGCGAATTCGGAACCGATCGACCGGCGGGAGCCCCGCCCCGAGGGGCGCGGGCTCCCCGGTTTTTTACAACAGGTCGGGAGAGGGTTTCCTCGCCGGCCGGATCGTCCGGCCGGCCGCCCGCATCCTCGATCCTGCCGAATCCTCCGGCACTCTGCCGGAAGAGGCGCGCGGAGCCGCCCTCTCCAGCGTGCGAAGGCGCACGATCACGAGGGGGTGATGTCATGATGTCGATTCATCGCCTGTTCGCTGTATTGTTTCTCCTGTCGGCCATCGGAATTTTCGATGGTTGTGACACGGTGTCCACCACGGGCCCGGACGGGAACCAACCGCCCGAAACCTGGCTGAGCGGCGGCCCCGAACCTTTCGACGCGATCTCCTACCGCGCGGATCTCCACTGGACCGGAAGCGATTCGGACGGAGATGTGGTCTACTACGAATACGCCGTGGACGACACGACCGAGTGGACCCGCGTGATCGGCGGTTCCTCCGAGTTTCTCTTCTCCTGCGGCGAGGAGCCCCTTTTCGATACGCTGACCGCCGCGTCCGGCGCCGATTCGGTGGTGGAGCGGTCCGGCGCATTTCACTCTTTCTGGGTGCGCGCCGTGGACAACGAGGGGGCGAGGGATCCCTCCCCGGCTTGGATCTGCTTCAACGCGACGACGGTGCTTCCCTGGAGCCGGATCACGCAGGGTCCCATGCAGAGTGGGAT contains:
- a CDS encoding PD40 domain-containing protein, whose product is MAGHLRRSGRVLAAFVAFLIIAAGCGDDDDSPIFDCPNCGDWDKIVDANASYPSYRPGSDRDVIAYSTDRGNALNIEHIWICDRTDGDAPVFYQITSGSSDDFDPMWSPSGDRISFTRSTGFGYELYLVLIDDFSNPGDEIRLTNTNVADTVTVSRPAASSWLDDDTILYSDGQNIMTITLDGDEPVSFRKVVNDPSDFVLSGTEDFVENQPTGFRSGSTDQIYFVSDTRVPLGAIAVSAYDEDSGEPLDAEIFLEGFPTGATTPDTLGGRPEGGYRVGVGITDPEATETYCDTIFSDLINVFENTVSPLEFQFNNPRGRIILLAKPLLAKFYWDGEQRTSIQTDTTIIDCVYPGVLHEVKIVAIEARDEFGNFLRDSIWVSVDERQDSIVVLDVTGQTGKSAPASGTCRVIHPCKEDWNTPNSSGKTAQWIKTLWRYDTSTGAYRTISQEGETPTHPAVDPTGQYLAYVVDGNSLKIVSTTEENQEWWIPLPGATGINICYREVAHPSWSADGSHIVVSMSPCTDQPSSDHNAGQFEIWEVRVDKYLD
- a CDS encoding T9SS type A sorting domain-containing protein, producing the protein MRNGKLTALVVLTLGIFLLTAATAMAAVEKTPKPRDHKVMINGESISVNGDLIWTKQAAPGDTAWIRVHDDARCDETGDPADGGQGVGLAPGYGTWCWEGGLLAPGVYDSCSSTTIYPGILPGCFTHFDVYSVLTNKWHLDTLEAFNSATEESTPWCGEFGDTLIWENDYGYGPQYNWSLILSLGTSGSGFGFNAADGFTVGGVHMYDVEINYDYCYLEYALGNDITQATWFELARYNGTCNPEDEGSCPGTGNQRYGCAQYDAFSVVGPIADNSANALHIRWRFASDSAFDDEDASAGVHTDGAWRVDHVYVKAVNGASNDYPVGGGYEDFEGGLPAEWSTPTLPQAQLGGYWSGGAWVNGVPVTVDWWHLELDPNYANLGNTCEYSNNWMWVADDEAFAQNQEDAYHYRLVSPVFECGNNNVYWDPDGLGPGADNRWSGVVVETDEYLCIKDIVGDVTDTQVRVFDANIQRWSQWQGDDYVTVGGCQFWNVDQTENWSQFLGASIDSVQFSWEFLDRCDYNSAGELPCMGQHRKSTYIVDNISVGVFLAEDTQWGMGASQQFADTFARDVAMHSLYKENWELFPGDVWEQEDSLAIQVRDYNGVKGGPAPLNSAVKVHWRISTDCGASWDKETSRPRGATTFPTVAWNEKVCNYSIPDDTDAAGTTAEFNGTYQTIITLADNSSYLSSALWPEGTVIEYFFTAMDSLDNRDTVPNRMAIARNSETLINTTSGAEHDRRLGWPFEVNVLPCPTGKVSLPTGQNHSVLMVDGYGRRGYDIGSDQEQTQTGTAVFPLVYQIYQESLDRLGVQYDFYRSGYGVSRGGGTGIYSQPFDHDGYGGVVDHTGSLARRYNTVIWFFGEFNSLTVLDSSQLEIATYLDRDGINFADSANLWVLGDDLCEDEVLTDPTWTDAQSVQTTNGAYFWQTLCGLTAVAGGCTTDEGHGDATGGYSYYLVGQAGTCLSGITKAAGYWDCPIRHQPDDDATTSTATALMKYSDDLGPGKFCYSLQRHPNGSKVVLSLVGLELVAGPQERDCIAQAILGTSCFDVGIPNPKTTGCNINVGVDTDVPGLDRMVLRQNKPNPFNPTTTISFAIPGRTQVSLKIYDIAGREVRTLVNGVLDKDNYDVTWQGHDNNGNSVASGVYFYRLNAGKETATKKMVLLR